From a single Populus nigra chromosome 18, ddPopNigr1.1, whole genome shotgun sequence genomic region:
- the LOC133678085 gene encoding peroxidase 41-like, which translates to MAFPLRILLLLFLSIPFSESESNLSFDYYKRSCPNFEKIVRETITTKQMSNPATAAGTLRLFFHDCMVEGCDASVFIASNSFNTAERNADVNLSLSGDGYEVVVKAKTTLELTCPKVVSCADILAVATRDLVTMVGGPYYKIRLGRKDGLVSKASRVEGNLPRSNMSMTHVINLFASKGFNVQEMVALTGGHTIGFSHCIEFSDRLYSYSKKQATDPELNSKFAAGLRNMCANHTTDKTMSAFNDVFTPGKFDNMYFKNLPRGLGLLAYDHALVKDPRTKPFVELYATNQTVFFQDFSRAMQKLSIHGIKTAINGEVRNRCDQFNSIQT; encoded by the coding sequence ATGGCTTTCCCTCTGCGTATTCTTCTGCTTCTCTTCCTCTCCATTCCTTTCTCAGAGTCGGAGTCCAATCTCTCCTTTGATTACTACAAGAGATCATGCCCTAACTTCGAAAAGATTGTTCGTGAAACTATCACCACCAAACAAATGAGCAACCCTGCAACCGCGGCCGGCACTCTACGTCTCTTCTTTCATGACTGCATGGTTGAGGGATGTGATGCCTCAGTTTTCATAGCATCAAACTCATTCAACACCGCCGAGCGCAATGCAGACGTTAACCTCTCCCTGTCAGGGGATGGCTACGAGGTGGTGGTTAAGGCAAAGACTACACTTGAGCTAACTTGCCCTAAAGTCGTCTCCTGCGCGGACATCCTTGCAGTGGCCACACGTGATCTTGTCACCATGGTTGGAGGACCTTATTACAAAATCCGACTAGGAAGGAAGGATGGTTTGGTCTCTAAGGCCTCCAGGGTAGAGGGAAATCTCCCCAGGAGCAACATGAGTATGACCCATGTGATCAATTTGTTTGCCTCTAAAGGATTCAATGTTCAAGAAATGGTTGCATTAACAGGTGGTCACACCATTGGATTCTCTCATTGCATTGAATTCTCCGATAGGCTATATAGTTACAGCAAGAAACAAGCAACTGATCCTGAACTCAACTCCAAGTTTGCAGCCGGATTGAGAAATATGTGTGCTAATCACACCACAGATAAAACCATGTCGGCCTTCAATGATGTGTTTACGCCAGGCAAGTTTGACAATATGTATTTCAAGAACTTGCCTAGGGGGCTGGGGCTTTTGGCATATGATCATGCCCTTGTTAAGGACCCAAGAACTAAACCTTTTGTGGAGCTTTATGCAACAAACCAGACAGTTTTCTTCCAGGATTTCTCTCGTGCAATGCAGAAGCTTAGCATTCATGGGATCAAGACTGCAATAAACGGAGAAGTGAGGAATAGGTGCGATCAGTTCAATTCAATCCAGACTTAG
- the LOC133677918 gene encoding U-box domain-containing protein 38-like: MPTTAASFLNPKHQESKTPFIFPPPPQAMGGNGKRRWKISFYSRSKTTQTQQPPPKEFLCPIYGSLMSDPVVVSSGQTFERLSVQVCRDLGFTPTLEDNILPDFTTVIPNLAIKSTILHWCDTSGTQHPRAPDYSSLEEIVRQKMKFSSSKSMQLNMSRPDIRVSERELLEGVAEKPPALFSHANTELTHRVNHFYSSSSEEPVIVKTAATPAASLLTPLPLVTRPACYSSTSSSANSITESEDPSSNSSCSREEDEIVEKLKSVDVRDQEEGVIWLRKITRTKVEIRVSLCTPRLLPALRALIASRHFVVKTNAIASLVNLSLEKANKVKIVRSGFIPILIDVLKGGFSEAQEHAAGAFFSLALEDQNRMAIGVLGALQPLMQALKAESERARHDSAMALYHLSLMQSNRVKLVKLGAVSMLLSIVNSGDLASRLLLVLCNLAACNEGRSAMLDSNAVAILVGILREGSGGHSEVIQESCVAALFALSHGSMRFKGLAKEARAEEVLREIEERGSKRAREKAKRILMMMMRGSNEEVEWEEEVDWEEVLGFGGIRGGGRSLHGPNSTDF, encoded by the coding sequence ATGCCCACAACCGCCGCATCTTTTCTCAATCCCAAACACCAAGAGAGCAAAACCCCTTTCATTttcccaccaccaccacaagcCATGGGTGGAAATGGCAAACGGAGATGGAAAATCTCTTTCTATTCTCGTTCAAAAACTACTCAAACCCAACAACCTCCTCCTAAAGAATTCCTCTGTCCCATTTATGGATCCTTAATGTCCGACCCTGTTGTTGTCTCCTCTGGCCAAACCTTTGAGCGGCTTTCTGTCCAAGTTTGCCGCGATTTAGGCTTTACCCCCACCCTCGAAGACAACATCCTCCCTGATTTCACCACAGTAATCCCCAATTTAGCCATCAAATCAACGATTCTCCACTGGTGTGATACTTCAGGCACCCAGCACCCTCGTGCACCCGATTACTCCTCTCTCGAGGAAATTGTCCGCCAAAAAATGAAATTCTCGTCATCGAAGTCGATGCAATTAAATATGAGCCGTCCAGATATTAGAGTCTCCGAGAGGGAGCTCCTTGAGGGAGTAGCTGAAAAGCCTCCTGCTCTTTTCTCTCACGCCAACACTGAGTTGACTCACCGAGTCAACCATTTCTACTCCAGCTCCTCCGAAGAACCCGTGATTGTCAAGACAGCCGCCACTCCAGCAGCTAGTCTGCTCACTCCTTTGCCTCTGGTGACTCGGCCAGCGTGCTATTCTTCCACATCCTCGTCGGCCAATTCGATTACAGAATCCGAAGACCCTTCTTCGAATTCTTCGTGCTCGCGTGAAGAAGATGAGATAGTGGAAAAGCTTAAAAGTGTTGATGTACGTGATCAAGAAGAAGGTGTGATTTGGCTGCGAAAGATCACGAGAACGAAAGTAGAAATCAGAGTTTCACTTTGTACGCCTCGATTACTCCCTGCTCTTCGTGCTTTAATCGCTTCACGACATTTTGTTGTCAAGACAAATGCTATTGCTTCACTTGTTAATCTGTCATTAGAGAAAGCAAACAAGGTGAAAATCGTGCGGTCGGGTTTTATTCCTATATTGATTGATGTGTTAAAAGGAGGGTTTAGTGAAGCGCAAGAGCACGCGGCTGGTGCGTTCTTTAGTTTAGCTCTAGAGGATCAGAATAGAATGGCGATTGGTGTTTTAGGTGCATTGCAGCCGTTGATGCAGGCGTTGAAGGCGGAGAGCGAGAGAGCACGCCATGATTCGGCAATGGCGTTGTACCATTTGAGTTTAATGCAGAGTAATCGGGTTAAATTGGTCAAACTCGGTGCTGTTTCGATGTTGTTGAGTATCGTGAATTCTGGTGATTTGGCAAGCAGGTTGCTGCTTGTGCTGTGTAATTTGGCTGCTTGTAATGAAGGGAGATCGGCCATGCTTGATTCGAATGCGGTGGCAATACTGGTAGGGATCTTGAGGGAGGGTAGTGGAGGGCATTCGGAGGTAATTCAGGAGAGTTGTGTGGCTGCATTGTTTGCGTTGAGTCATGGGAGTATGAGGTTCAAGGGATTGGCTAAGGAGGCAAGAGCTGAGGAGGTGTTGAGGGAGATTGAAGAGCGAGGGAGCAAGAGAGCCAGAGAGAAAGCGAAGAGGatcttgatgatgatgatgagaggGAGTAACGAGGAGGTTGAATGGGAGGAGGAGGTTGACTGGGAGGAGGTTTTGGGATTTGGTGGAATCAGAGGCGGCGGGAGAAGCTTGCATGGTCCAAACTCTACCGATTTTTGA